One part of the Cryptosporangium minutisporangium genome encodes these proteins:
- a CDS encoding ABC transporter permease gives MTTDSLPVTTVPVSVPIREAIVRYGFVAVTVVLIAYFLLSEPNFRTSSNLWGLLVYAAPVGIAGLGVTIAMTVGGLDLSVGSTAGFAVSLAAWTMVIGNQVGGVAIVVVLIAGGLIGLLNACLIVWARIPDLLATLTTMFAVMGLKLVLVDGRSISSRMTLEDGSTAPGRFTDGFLYLAQGKIGPVPFPAILLIVMSVLVWFLLERTRWGRLLYAVGANPEASRLAGVRVGLYRSAAYVASGVLASVAGLLLAARIGQGDVSAGNSLLLDAVAVALVGTSVLGRNVPNAWGTVLGAVLVTVMVVGFSMKGLPYYVQDVAKGAVLLVALLFSYTLSTRRATLPGQPT, from the coding sequence GTGACCACCGATTCCCTTCCCGTCACGACGGTGCCGGTCTCCGTCCCGATCCGCGAGGCGATCGTCCGCTACGGCTTCGTCGCGGTGACCGTCGTGCTGATCGCGTACTTCCTGCTCAGCGAGCCGAACTTCCGGACGTCGTCCAACCTCTGGGGGTTGCTGGTCTACGCCGCCCCGGTCGGCATCGCCGGGCTCGGCGTCACGATCGCGATGACGGTGGGCGGCCTGGACCTGTCGGTCGGCAGCACCGCCGGGTTCGCGGTCTCGCTCGCGGCCTGGACGATGGTGATCGGGAACCAGGTCGGCGGCGTCGCGATCGTCGTCGTGCTGATCGCCGGTGGGCTGATCGGACTGCTCAACGCCTGCTTGATCGTCTGGGCGCGGATCCCCGACCTGCTGGCGACGCTGACCACGATGTTCGCGGTCATGGGCCTCAAGCTCGTACTGGTCGACGGCCGCTCGATCTCGTCCCGGATGACGCTGGAGGACGGTTCGACCGCCCCGGGACGGTTCACCGACGGCTTCCTCTACCTGGCCCAGGGCAAGATCGGCCCGGTGCCGTTCCCGGCGATCCTGCTGATCGTCATGTCGGTGCTGGTCTGGTTCCTGCTGGAGCGGACGCGCTGGGGCCGCCTGCTCTACGCGGTCGGAGCCAACCCCGAGGCCTCCCGACTGGCCGGCGTCCGGGTCGGGCTCTACCGCAGCGCCGCCTACGTCGCGTCGGGTGTGCTGGCCTCGGTCGCAGGACTGCTGCTCGCCGCCCGGATCGGCCAGGGCGACGTGTCCGCGGGGAACTCGCTGCTGCTGGACGCCGTCGCGGTCGCGCTGGTCGGCACGTCGGTGCTCGGCCGGAACGTCCCGAACGCCTGGGGCACGGTGCTCGGCGCGGTGCTGGTGACCGTGATGGTCGTCGGCTTCAGCATGAAGGGCCTGCCGTACTACGTGCAGGACGTCGCGAAGGGCGCGGTGCTGCTGGTCGCGCTCCTGTTCAGCTACACGCTGTCCACCCGCCGGGCGACGCTCCCCGGCCAGCCCACCTGA
- the mtnK gene encoding S-methyl-5-thioribose kinase, whose product MTDLLDVESVPAYIASVPELASRLGTITEVREVGDGNLNLVFVVRDADARALVLKQSLPYVRTDPSWPMTRERSSREANVLAAHQAIDAAHVPALLFYDQSRYVLALEDLSDHRVWRTVLNERTEASADDVHAATALGEYIANVGFGTSVLGLGSAAHKRGVATAINPELCEITEDLVLTEPFVDHAHNVVHPDNVADVAELAGDPDVRHAAGLAKLAFMTRAESLLHGDLHTGSVFVRFGAEPSVRAFDSEFGFYGPLGFDLGMLWGNYVLAAARATAQGQNARAAALLDLGRVTWDAFEATYRHRWPSRQDPRVYEDAVLEAVLRQAWTDAVTYAGAEVARRVIGFAKVADIETLPEAERVQAARRALRAARKLITHTLHGGTAPGPAVLTDVAAPALGL is encoded by the coding sequence ATGACGGATCTGTTGGACGTCGAGTCCGTGCCCGCCTACATCGCCTCGGTGCCGGAGCTGGCGTCGAGGCTCGGGACGATCACCGAGGTGCGGGAGGTCGGCGACGGCAACCTCAACCTGGTGTTCGTCGTCCGGGACGCCGATGCTCGCGCCCTCGTGCTGAAGCAGTCGCTGCCGTACGTCCGCACCGACCCGAGCTGGCCGATGACGCGGGAGCGCTCGTCCCGGGAGGCGAACGTGCTCGCCGCCCACCAGGCCATCGACGCGGCGCACGTGCCGGCGCTGCTGTTCTACGACCAGAGCCGGTACGTGCTGGCGCTGGAGGACCTGTCCGACCACCGGGTCTGGCGCACGGTGCTGAATGAGCGGACGGAAGCGTCCGCGGACGACGTGCACGCGGCCACCGCGCTCGGCGAGTACATCGCGAACGTCGGCTTCGGCACGTCCGTGCTCGGGCTCGGATCGGCGGCGCACAAGCGGGGCGTGGCCACCGCGATCAACCCGGAGCTCTGCGAGATCACCGAAGACCTGGTGCTCACCGAGCCGTTCGTCGACCACGCGCACAACGTGGTCCACCCGGACAACGTCGCGGACGTCGCCGAGCTGGCCGGCGATCCGGACGTCCGGCACGCGGCCGGGCTGGCGAAGCTCGCGTTCATGACGCGGGCGGAGTCGCTGCTCCACGGTGACCTGCACACCGGGTCGGTGTTCGTGCGCTTCGGTGCCGAACCGTCCGTGCGCGCCTTCGACTCGGAGTTCGGCTTCTACGGACCGCTCGGCTTCGACCTGGGCATGCTCTGGGGCAACTACGTGCTCGCGGCTGCCCGGGCCACCGCACAGGGCCAGAACGCGCGGGCCGCGGCGCTGCTCGACCTCGGCCGCGTCACCTGGGACGCGTTCGAGGCCACGTACCGGCACCGCTGGCCGTCCCGGCAGGACCCCCGCGTCTACGAAGACGCCGTACTGGAGGCCGTCCTGCGCCAGGCGTGGACCGATGCGGTCACGTACGCGGGGGCCGAGGTGGCCCGCCGGGTGATCGGCTTCGCGAAGGTCGCCGACATCGAGACGCTGCCCGAGGCCGAGCGGGTGCAGGCGGCGCGCCGTGCCCTGCGCGCCGCCCGGAAGCTGATCACCCACACCCTGCACGGCGGCACCGCCCCCGGCCCCGCGGTCCTCACCGACGTGGCCGCCCCCGCGCTCGGCCTCTGA